The Paenibacillus sp. FSL W8-0426 region CATCTGGGAGATCATACGCAAAGCAAGCTTATGGAGCCAGCAGACAGGCTGGGAGCCTGGAACAACGGATATCTAGCTTGACGCCCTCTCTTCGTATACTGTCTAAACTGGGGCCTATTGGAATTAAGCGAAAACGGGATTGGAGGTGCAAAATTTGATTCATCCTGTATTGCTGAGGGAAGATATGTTAACGGGATTTCGGGAAAATGTGGCGAATCATGCTTACCATCACGTCGTTCGGGAGGGAACGTTTTATCCGGATTGTGTAAGCCAAAGGTTTACTGTCCCGGAAGCCGATCAACTGGTTGAACGTTTCGCGAACTGTGATTTTCCAATCATATGTCATGCCGGCAGCAAGAGTACCGAGAAGTTTTTTGATTATCATATCGCTTTGCGTTATGGAAAAGGCAGCAGAGAAGCGTACGTTTACGAAATGATTGTGCGTGAAGATCGGGACGACAATGTTATTCGGGGCCTTCAAATGGCCTTTTATTATTTGACGTTGGACCGTTTCGGCCTCGAAAGCATTGTTGTTGCTTGCCCGGCCACGGAGCTTGAGGCCATGAATGATATTCGCGTGGAGGCGGTGCAAGCGAACATCAGCCGATTGACGAAAAATAGTTGAAAAGGAAGAGATGCAATGATCAGACTCGAATATTTTACGACGAACGATATAACCCAATTGATCGAATGGAGCGGAGACGAAGCCTTTTTGCTGCAATGGGCCGGACCGCAGTTTCAATATCCGCTAACGGAAGAGCAGCTGCTGACTTACATGCAGGGCGCCAATGACTTTCAAGAGTCCGACAAGCTGATTTATAAAGTAGTGGACTCCGAAACAGGAGATACCATTGGGCATATTTCGCTCGGGGCCATCGATCGCTATAACCGTTCGGCTCGAATCGGCAAAGTGCTGATCGGCGGATCTTCCGCCAGAGGCAAAGGATTCGGAGTGCAGATGATCACGGAAGCATTACGCATCGGGTTCGACGAGCTGGGACTGCATCGCATCAGCCTTGGCGTATTCGATTTTAATCATAGCGCCATCAAGTGTTATGAGCGGGCAGGCTTCACGAAAGAAGGGCTGATTCGCGATGCAAGAAGGCATCATAACGAATACTGGAGTCTATGGGAAATGGGTATCCTTGAGCAGGAGTGGAGAGAGCGAAAACGTCCATAAGGTCCATAAGGGAGGGGATTTTAAGGATGAAAGATATGAACGAATACAATACGTTTATCGGCGTAGCCGAAGACTGTCCCGTTGCCGCAGCAGAAATTCCGCAGGCCAAAAAAGGCAGCAAAACCGTTCCGGTGCTCCACTACGAAATCATGGCCAATCATCCGTACGAGTATACGCAGATGGACGTTTTGTTCGAGGTTCATGCCCGGCGTAACGGGATTCCTGAAGCAGACCGGCAGGAGGAACGCGAAAGGTTCTTTTCCAAAGGCCAGCCCTGCCTGCGGACCTCTTCATTGGGCAAACGATACGGATGGGGCATACATCATAACGAACAAGGAAAGTTGGCCCTATACGCCATCGAATCAGACGAGTACCAAAGCCTGATTAACGATCCATCCCTTAAGCAGGTCAAGGCCATGCGTTCCCGTCGGGGGTAGTTCACGACCGTGCAATGAAACTCATCCCATCATTCCGTCTGGGAGGCGAATTCATAATAACTTTTATTGGATTTTGGAGGGTAGGGGGCAGATTTTTATACGCATGAAGAGGTACAAGCATAACCGGGAGCGAATACTCAGCACTATTATTGTATTTTCAATTGCTTTGCCATTTTTTTTAGCCAACATGTTTTTTGGATTTTTCC contains the following coding sequences:
- a CDS encoding GNAT family protein gives rise to the protein MIRLEYFTTNDITQLIEWSGDEAFLLQWAGPQFQYPLTEEQLLTYMQGANDFQESDKLIYKVVDSETGDTIGHISLGAIDRYNRSARIGKVLIGGSSARGKGFGVQMITEALRIGFDELGLHRISLGVFDFNHSAIKCYERAGFTKEGLIRDARRHHNEYWSLWEMGILEQEWRERKRP
- a CDS encoding DUF6157 family protein — its product is MKDMNEYNTFIGVAEDCPVAAAEIPQAKKGSKTVPVLHYEIMANHPYEYTQMDVLFEVHARRNGIPEADRQEERERFFSKGQPCLRTSSLGKRYGWGIHHNEQGKLALYAIESDEYQSLINDPSLKQVKAMRSRRG